The Helianthus annuus cultivar XRQ/B chromosome 11, HanXRQr2.0-SUNRISE, whole genome shotgun sequence region AGGCGTCTCGTCTGGATGCCTCTTTTAGATTTCACAACAAGTGCGAAAAGCAACGGATTATTAATCTCTGTTTCACGGATGATTTATTTCTGTTTACCCGTGGTGATGTTCATTTATTATGGACTCTCTTACTCACTTCACCAACATGTCCGGCTTGGTTCCTAGTATTCAGAAAAGCACCGCTTTCTTTTGTAGTGTTTCTACTCATGTGAAAAGTGCTATTTTAGATATCCTGCCTATTGAGGAGGGTCGGTTACCGGTCAAATACTTGGGGGTGCCGCTTATTTCGTCAAGGTTAATAGTCAAAGATTATAAGGTCCTGCTTGAGCACTTAGATCAAAGGATTATGAATTGGAAAAACAAATTGTTATCTTTCGCGGGCAGACTTCAATTAATTATTTCGGTCTTGTCGTTACATGTCTATTGGGCGTCGGCTTTTATATTACCAGCTCGGGTTATAAAAGATCTAGAGGCAAAGATGAGAAATTTCTTGTGGTCTCAAGAAGTTTCGTTTCATAGAGGGAAGGTGAAAGTTTCGTGGAAAGTGATTTGTGTGCCCAAATATGAAGGTGGTCTTGGTATTCGGCGTCTTGGGAATGTAAATAAGGCTCTAATGGTTTCTCATATTTGGAGTATCCTTAAGAAGAGGAATTCCTTGTGGGTGTAGTGGATTCACTCGCACCGTCTAAAAGATCGAAATTTTTGGGATTGCAAAGTTCTCGCTAATTGTAGTTGGAATTGGAGAAAACTTCTTCAGTTACAGCCAATGGTGAGGGAGCATATATGGTCGTCTTGGGTACGGGTAACACTATTTCGGCTTGGTATGACACTTGGTGCCAGCTTGGTCCTCTTTCTAGCATGTTATCGCCTCGTGTTATTACTAATGCGGGTTTTAGATTGGATGCCATGGTCTCGGATGTCTATAGGAATGGTGCTTGGGTATGGCCGGCTGCTTGGAGGGACCTATTCCCGGTTCTGAATCAGTTGGACCATACTCATCCGTGTCCGAACAAGCTTGACCATTTATATTGGAAGCATGGTGATGAGTTAATGGAGCATTCTTCCTTTTCGGTTTGGAACTCGATGAGAACTAGCCAGCAGGAAGTTGATTGGACAACTATAGTTTGGTTTCCTCAATGCATTCCCAGACATGCTTTCCTGGTGTGGCTGATTATGCGTCGGAAACTCCTCACACAAGACAAGATTTTAAATTGGGGCTTGGATAGGAGGAAAAATATGAATATGATGTGTTGCCTCCTATGCTATGCGGATGTCGATTCTCATGATCATTTGTTCTTTGAATGTAATTTATCTGCTCAGGTATGGTCTTTGATTCGAACAAAGGTTGGTATGGATACAATAGAGCCAAAATGGATGTCGATTGTGAACTGGTTAATGGCGAGGCAAAGATCGAAGACGGCCGAAGATTTTGTTGCTCGGTTACTTGTGGGTGCGGCGGCATACACGATATGGCAAGAACGCAATGCTAGACTTTTTAAAAATCAAACGAGACCGCCTGATATCCTATGTGAAATAATCTTAAAGACTGTTCGTTACAAACTTATGGGAGTGAAATTCAAATCGTGTGCTAATGTCAGGCGTTTGCTAGGAGCTTGGGAGATCCATGTCGTTGCTATGGAAATCGATGGAGGCTGATTAACTAGATTTCTTTGGGTGTTTCTAGATTTTTGTCTAGTCGtttgtatttgtttattttggtttggtttggtttacGTTCATGGGGCATGTCTCATGAATGAACTAGTGAGAGCGTCACCTCACTActtgtgtttttgttttgtgaatatataaaatcaccggggtaaccctttacccaaaaataCATTTTCTAAAagtagttatatatatatatatatatatatttatttatttttaggcatCAAGGAGTATCAACATATTTATTGCGTAATCTGTTCGGCTCTTTGGTCAATactatttttaaaataaaatgaatTTGTTTTATACAAGTATGTTTAAGTTGATTTTGAGAAGTCATACCATCAAAAATGAATTTCTTTCTTTTGCAAACATGAATCTTACCATCTTTGTTTATCCTAAGGCCAGAAGTTAGATTTTGGTTTTTTATATTCTCTCTTACTATTGTAGCTTGCAATTTCTTTGATTCTTTTCATGTTTCTTCTAAATTTTAAGTTCTCTAAAAAGTATCTACAGTAATATGAATTGGATTTTGTATtaggttgtcacacccccaaaatccaccatgcggagtaccaccgcttggaggcgtgacgtgaccaggatcgagccaccaatcatactgaacaacatatttaagtaattaaaatcaaccacaatacgattgatgactaaagctagttaactaagtttagttttaaacagcagaagcataaacgtaaatccaaaagcataagtccatagtttataagttaaagttcaaaacgcaagtttaataagttcataaggatttaaatattaagcacggaacataacagtccgtacaccacaacgactccttcctcgtacAAGCTCCAAgaatttagcgacctgta contains the following coding sequences:
- the LOC110919116 gene encoding uncharacterized protein LOC110919116; this translates as MTRIEVIANSHGVVSEGDDVPSALVQHYESFLGREDDISLHPTNDLFDKKLLPDDANHMVRSVTSGEVKLAMFSIGNDKAPSPNGYTAAFFKHAWQIIGQDISCAIIDFFSSGKLLRELNNTLIVLIPKKPTPSNVTDYRPIACCNVIYKCISKIIADRIKHSLNQIVSINQSAFVPGRKISDNILLTQELMHNYHRNYGPPRCAFKVDIQKAYDTVDWRFLKQVLIGFGFHVKMVDWIMLYVSSPTYSICVNGEVHGYFKGRRGLRQGDLLSPYLFTLVMEILTSRVIKDLEAKMRNFLWSQEVSFHRGKVKVSWKVICVPKYEGGLGIRRLGNLELEKTSSVTANGEGAYMVVLGTGNTISAWYDTWCQLGPLSSMLSPRVITNAGFRLDAMVSDVYRNGAWVWPAAWRDLFPVLNQLDHTHPCPNKLDHLYWKHGDELMEHSSFSVWNSMRTSQQEVDWTTIVWFPQCIPRHAFLVWLIMRRKLLTQDKILNWGLDRRKNMNMMCCLLCYADVDSHDHLFFECNLSAQVWSLIRTKVGMDTIEPKWMSIVNWLMARQRSKTAEDFVARLLVGAAAYTIWQERNARLFKNQTRPPDILCEIILKTVRYKLMGVKFKSCANVRRLLGAWEIHVVAMEIDGG